In Bacteroidales bacterium, one DNA window encodes the following:
- a CDS encoding AAA family ATPase, with amino-acid sequence MQNRDSDIIIIKGAPATGKSTTAKELAKYFPRGVRMEIDNLRSMVISVDWTNQKEHVDILNISIQLITSFYELQLKPIIVVDTFSGDKIHAYYEQLISVGKDWKISIFGLYASENEIQKRLDIRSDDKFKDFEICKKLNSDTKKYQHEYELQIDTTDLTAKETSELIYKYMKQGRSALR; translated from the coding sequence ATGCAAAATAGGGATTCGGATATTATTATCATCAAGGGTGCTCCAGCTACGGGAAAGTCAACAACTGCAAAGGAATTGGCTAAATACTTTCCTCGTGGAGTTCGAATGGAAATTGACAACTTACGTTCGATGGTGATTTCTGTTGATTGGACTAACCAAAAAGAGCATGTCGATATTTTAAATATTTCTATTCAATTGATAACGAGCTTCTATGAATTACAACTTAAACCAATCATTGTAGTTGACACTTTTAGCGGAGATAAAATTCATGCTTATTATGAACAATTGATTAGCGTGGGTAAAGATTGGAAAATTTCTATTTTCGGACTTTATGCATCAGAAAATGAAATTCAAAAACGTTTAGATATAAGATCTGACGACAAGTTTAAAGATTTTGAGATTTGTAAAAAACTAAACTCTGACACTAAAAAATACCAACACGAATACGAGTTACAAATTGATACGACAGATTTAACAGCGAAAGAAACATCTGAATTGATTTATAAATATATGAAGCAAGGAAGATCAGCACTCCGCTAA
- a CDS encoding glycosyltransferase family 2 protein, whose translation MNFLIIPCYIKTKWDINCLTRLLESVQNQTLQFEKVLVIDDFSPFEYKLDIPFIEHIRLTENGGPAKARNVGIDKALSQNAKHIFFTDHDCILDFQWNEQMSDFLEKTEFAAVGGMTFSYGKTLYDYYHDINGTLNGKWLLPDKKELWYMPSLNFGIKSFVAEDFAFDERFPTAAGEDVDLCLRMRSKYKIGFCPKAKLWHDFGYKSTLTGFRRFVNLFKKYKSSSATLYEGHTVLLWDSSESIYSGNAYELNL comes from the coding sequence ATGAATTTTTTAATAATACCGTGTTACATAAAAACGAAATGGGATATTAATTGCCTAACAAGATTACTTGAGAGTGTTCAAAATCAAACACTTCAATTTGAGAAAGTTCTAGTGATTGATGATTTTAGTCCATTTGAGTATAAGTTGGATATCCCTTTTATTGAGCATATAAGACTTACTGAAAATGGTGGACCAGCAAAAGCAAGGAATGTCGGTATTGACAAGGCCCTTTCTCAAAATGCAAAGCATATCTTTTTCACCGACCATGATTGCATTTTAGATTTTCAATGGAATGAGCAAATGTCTGACTTCCTTGAAAAAACAGAATTTGCTGCCGTTGGAGGAATGACTTTTTCGTATGGCAAAACACTTTATGATTACTACCATGATATTAATGGAACATTAAATGGCAAGTGGTTGCTTCCTGATAAAAAGGAATTATGGTATATGCCTTCTTTGAATTTTGGGATAAAATCATTTGTAGCAGAAGACTTTGCATTTGACGAGCGTTTTCCGACGGCTGCAGGTGAAGATGTTGACCTTTGTTTAAGAATGAGAAGTAAATATAAAATTGGATTTTGTCCTAAAGCGAAGTTATGGCACGACTTCGGCTATAAAAGCACATTGACAGGTTTTAGACGTTTTGTCAATCTATTCAAAAAATACAAGAGTTCAAGTGCCACATTATACGAAGGACATACGGTTTTACTTTGGGACTCTTCAGAATCAATTTATTCAGGAAACGCATATGAGCTTAATTTATAG
- a CDS encoding agmatine deiminase family protein: MITDAKTDFVYFSGLIEEKYPDCWKRIKSILDKHKIDYKTLDGTRDIWCRDYMPVQTDVNRFVQFRYDAAYLHQEPEKHTRPFEVLQANQIEAELSDIILDGGNVIRGSDKVIMTNRIFKDNPDIEKNELIKRLEEQLQAEVLIIPAISSDETGHADGHVWFIDSKTLLVNELKYEYLYWQDGFRRMIRESGLKYVEMPWFDKKYKGEPLSAIGIYVNYLEVGNLILFPVFEIPGNKDQVALDVIKKVFPDKIIEPVEINEIGLKGGLMNCISWNIKKSKQS; the protein is encoded by the coding sequence ATGATTACCGACGCAAAAACTGATTTTGTTTACTTTTCGGGGCTTATTGAAGAAAAATACCCGGACTGCTGGAAGAGGATTAAATCTATTCTTGATAAACACAAGATTGATTACAAAACACTTGATGGAACCAGGGATATCTGGTGTAGGGATTACATGCCAGTACAAACGGATGTGAACCGGTTTGTACAGTTCCGCTATGATGCGGCCTATCTCCATCAAGAACCTGAGAAACATACAAGGCCATTTGAAGTGTTGCAGGCCAACCAAATTGAAGCTGAACTTTCGGACATTATCCTGGATGGTGGGAATGTAATTCGTGGTTCTGATAAAGTGATCATGACCAACCGGATTTTTAAAGATAATCCTGATATTGAAAAGAATGAGCTCATCAAAAGGCTAGAAGAACAATTGCAAGCCGAAGTTCTAATAATACCGGCTATTAGCTCCGACGAAACGGGCCATGCCGATGGTCATGTGTGGTTCATAGATAGCAAGACCTTATTGGTTAATGAGTTAAAGTATGAATACCTTTACTGGCAGGACGGATTTAGGAGAATGATCAGGGAATCCGGGCTGAAGTATGTTGAAATGCCCTGGTTTGATAAGAAGTATAAAGGCGAACCGCTGTCAGCCATTGGCATCTATGTGAATTACCTTGAAGTCGGTAATCTGATATTGTTTCCGGTCTTTGAAATTCCGGGAAACAAGGACCAGGTTGCACTTGATGTAATCAAAAAAGTCTTTCCTGACAAGATTATCGAACCTGTAGAAATTAATGAAATTGGACTGAAGGGTGGATTAATGAACTGCATAAGCTGGAATATCAAAAAGAGCAAACAATCATGA
- a CDS encoding radical SAM protein, producing MSLIYRRRANQPSITHVISDYLGEIEPFAKRIGKWYYFIPLIIMKTIEWSIYRWYKTPIRRFYGIKGNELIYMITKRCNERCPKCGIWETPEPDNEHIDISVFINCLKMLNENLYQVTITGGEPLLFADDVLKIAEESRNHDILLLTFTNGVLITADFLKRYAELKHKLVISIDTINENKWTDFRGKATFEKVMENIKLSKSYLGKNLQIQSVIASESESEIESIQRFCKELGVLHTTQTYLDFGGVWHNPTNTPKTTSNEVACAARKNIIIYPNGDVVKCFDHRRIPLAKEPLGNIEKGDIIQILCKKRSTEVSKLMKTCNFPCKEMACNIPEIIYN from the coding sequence ATGAGCTTAATTTATAGAAGAAGAGCGAATCAACCCAGTATTACCCATGTAATAAGTGATTATTTAGGTGAAATCGAACCTTTTGCTAAGAGAATTGGAAAATGGTATTATTTCATTCCGTTAATTATTATGAAAACCATTGAATGGAGTATCTACAGATGGTATAAAACTCCGATTCGTAGATTTTATGGAATTAAGGGTAATGAATTAATTTATATGATTACAAAACGTTGTAATGAAAGATGTCCTAAATGTGGTATTTGGGAAACACCCGAACCAGATAATGAGCATATTGATATTTCTGTTTTTATTAACTGCCTAAAAATGTTGAATGAAAATCTGTATCAAGTAACAATAACTGGTGGAGAACCATTACTTTTTGCAGATGATGTTTTGAAAATAGCAGAGGAATCTAGAAATCATGACATTCTGTTATTAACTTTTACGAATGGGGTATTAATTACTGCAGATTTCTTAAAACGCTACGCGGAGCTTAAGCATAAATTAGTAATATCAATTGATACAATTAATGAAAACAAATGGACTGATTTCAGAGGCAAGGCAACATTTGAGAAAGTAATGGAGAATATTAAGTTATCAAAAAGTTATTTAGGCAAGAATTTGCAAATTCAATCAGTTATTGCTTCTGAATCAGAATCAGAAATTGAAAGTATTCAACGGTTTTGTAAAGAACTAGGTGTTTTACATACTACACAAACATACCTTGATTTTGGTGGAGTGTGGCATAACCCGACAAACACTCCAAAGACTACCTCTAATGAAGTTGCTTGTGCAGCAAGGAAAAATATTATCATTTACCCAAATGGAGATGTGGTAAAGTGTTTCGACCATAGAAGAATACCTTTAGCAAAAGAACCTTTAGGAAACATCGAAAAGGGAGATATAATTCAAATTCTTTGTAAAAAACGCTCAACAGAGGTTTCAAAACTCATGAAAACATGTAATTTCCCATGTAAAGAAATGGCTTGTAATATTCCGGAAATTATCTATAACTAA